The following are encoded in a window of Castanea sativa cultivar Marrone di Chiusa Pesio chromosome 5, ASM4071231v1 genomic DNA:
- the LOC142634512 gene encoding beta-glucosidase 46-like: MGILILLQKVFFLLEMFLLPLLILCDLQVLKSMVQSPFPTNFLFGTASSSYQFEGAYLSDGKGLNNWDVYTHKPGNIIDGSNGDVAVDHYHLYPEDINLMSSLGVNSYRFSISWARILPKGKLGDVNLDGIDFYNKLIDGLLHKGIQPFVTLTHFDIPQELEEKYGGWLSPKSQEEFGYFAEICFKFFGDRVRYWATFNEPNCQVTMGYRTGEFPPSRCSSPFGNCTHGDSEREPFVAAHNIILAHAAAVQIYRTKYQKEQEGSIAIVLHAAWFEPISNSTPDKLAAERAQSFFLNWFLDPIIFGKYSAEMKEILGSILPDFSSNDREILKNGLDFIGINQYTSFYVQDCISSICEPGPGVTKTEGYYRQSSHKDGMHIGEPTDLEWLNDYPLGMEKMVTYVMERYNNIPMFITENGYGEEDNPIITVEEFHHDVKRVEYMDRYLDAVLRAVRKGADVRGYFTWSLLDNFEWNFGYTIRFGLHHVDYTTLKRTPKLSASWYKQFIAKHTINPIKSKSDQKQFQH; the protein is encoded by the exons ATGGGAATTCTAATACTACTTCAAAAGGTTTTCTTTCTGTTAGAGATGTTCCTATTACCTCTCTTAATATTATGTGATCTCCAAGTTCTTAAGAGCATGGTTCAATCCCCATTTCCCACAAACTTTCTCTTTGGCACTGCCTCCTCTTCTTATCAG TTTGAAGGCGCTTACTTAAGTGATGGTAAAGGTCTGAACAATTGGGATGTTTACACTCACAAACCAG GTAACATAATTGATGGAAGCAACGGAGATGTTGCTGTGGATCATTATCATCTTTATCCA GAAGACATAAATCTAATGTCTTCCCTAGGAGTGAACAGCTATCGGTTCTCAATTTCATGGGCAAGAATTTTACCTA AAGGGAAATTGGGAGACGTCAATTTGGATGGCATTGACTTCTACAATAAGCTTATTGATGGTCTCCTACACAAAG GAATCCAACCATTTGTAACGTTGACCCATTTTGATATTCCTCAAGAACTTGAGGAGAAGTATGGAGGTTGGCTCAGTCCCAAATCACA GGAGGAATTTGGATATTTTGCTGAAATCTGTTTTAAGTTCTTCGGAGATCGGGTCAGGTACTGGGCCACCTTCAATGAGCCAAATTGCCAAGTGACAATGGGGTATCGCACAGGTGAATTCCCACCGTCTCGTTGCTCAAGCCCCTTTGGAAATTGTACTCATGGGGATTCAGAACGGGAGCCCTTTGTAGCAGCCCATAATATTATTCTAGCACATGCAGCTGCTGTTCAAATTTATAGAACTAAATACCAG AAAGAACAAGAAGGTAGCATTGCGATTGTCTTACATGCCGCCTGGTTTGAACCCATTAGCAACTCCACACCAGACAAGTTGGCAGCTGAAAGAGCCCAATCCTTCTTTTTGAACTG GTTCTTGGACCCAATAATATTCGGAAAATATTCAGCAGAGATGAAAGAAATTCTAGGATCTATCTTGCCAGACTTTTCAAGCAATGACAGGGAAATACTAAAGAATGGATTGGATTTTATTGGCATCAACCAGTACACCAGTTTCTATGTCCAAGACTGCATCTCCTCCATATGTGAACCTGGACCAGGGGTGACCAAGACAGAAGGTTATTACCGACAAAGTTCACATAAAGATGGCATGCACATTGGAGAACCT ACTGATTTGGAATGGCTAAATGATTACCCACTGGGAATGGAGAAAATGGTTACCTATGTAATGGAAAGATACAATAACATACCCATGTTCATAACAGAAAATG GGTATGGCGAGGAGGACAACCCAATTATCACTGTAGAAGAGTTTCACCATGATGTTAAAAGAGTAGAGTACATGGACCGCTACTTAGATGCAGTCTTGAGAGCAGTAAG GAAAGGAGCAGATGTGAGGGGTTACTTTACCTGGTCCTTGCTTGACAACTTTGAGTGGAATTTTGGATATACAATAAGGTTCGGACTCCACCATGTTGATTATACCACGCTGAAGAGAACCCCAAAATTATCAGCAAGTTGGTACAAACAGTTCATTGCAAAGCATACGATCAATCCTATAAAATCAAAGAGTGATCAGAAACAGTTCCAGCATTAA
- the LOC142634510 gene encoding beta-glucosidase 46-like isoform X2, with protein MELSLVLHAFFVFHMCFPILVATCDTISLKGSIESSQFPSNFLFGTASSSYQFEGAFLSYGKGLNNWDVFTHKPGKIMDGSNGDIAVDQYHRYPEDLYLMDLMGVNSYRFSISWARILPKGRFGKVNRAGIDHYNNFINALLHKGIQPFVTLTHYDIPQELEDKYGAWLSSKVQEDFKYYADICFRFFGDRVKYWSTLNEPNVVAIRGYRSGIYPPCHCSWPFGNCSSGDSEKEPFVVAHNMILSHAAAVGIYRTKYQKKQGGSIGIVMNAMWYEPISDSWEDKLAAERGKSFYMNWFLDPIIRGKYPIEMQEILQSDLPMFSKHDLELLKNKLDFIGINQYTSFYIKDCIFSPCEPGPGASRTEGFALRTAKKNNIFIGEPTAVDWLFVYPQGMEKMVTYIKERYNNVPLFITENGFCEKENPHSTMENSIHDIKRVEYMSRYLDALATAMRKGADVRGSFAWSLLDNFEWLDGDTIRFGLHYVDFATLKRTRRLSATWYKDFIANHKAHNFSADGAPQEQLLTRN; from the exons ATGGAACTTTCATTAGTATTGCATGCTTTCTTTGTATTTCATATGTGCTTCCCAATTCTAGTGGCAACATGTGATACCATATCTCTAAAAGGAAGTATTGAATCATCTCAGTTCCCAAGCAACTTCCTCTTTGGAacagcttcttcttcttatcaG TTTGAAGGAGCTTTCTTGAGCTATGGTAAAGGACTTAATAACTGGGATGTTTTCACTCATAAGCCTG GTAAAATCATGGATGGGAGTAATGGAGATATTGCTGTTGACCAGTACCATCGATATCCA GAGGATCTATATCTCATGGATCTTATGGGAGTCAACAGCTACCGTTTCTCCATATCATGGGCAAGAATTCTACCCA AAGGAAGATTTGGAAAAGTGAATAGAGCTGGCATTGATCATTATAACAACTTCATAAACGCTCTTCTGCATAAAG GGATCCAACCCTTCGTGACATTGACTCATTATGACATTCCTCAGGAGCTTGAAGACAAATATGGAGCTTGGCTGAGTTCCAAAGTGCA GGAGGATTTCAAATATTATGCAGATATATGTTTTAGATTCTTTGGGGACCGGGTTAAGTACTGGTCCACTTTAAATGAGCCCAATGTAGTAGCGATTCGCGGTTACAGGTCAGGGATTTACCCACCATGTCATTGCTCCTGGCCATTTGGGAATTGTAGCAGTGGAGATTCAGAGAAAGAGCCTTTTGTTGTGGCTCATAACATGATCCTATCCCACGCTGCTGCTGTCGGTATTTATAGAACCAAATACCAG AAAAAACAAGGAGGTAGCATTGGAATTGTTATGAATGCTATGTGGTATGAACCTATTAGTGACTCCTGGGAAGATAAGTTAGCAGCTGAGAGGGGTAAATCTTTCTACATGAACTG GTTCTTAGACCCAATTATACGTGGGAAATATCcaatagagatgcaagaaatTCTTCAATCTGACTTGCctatgttttcaaaacatgatttgGAGTTACTGAAGAATAAATTAGACTTCATTGGCATCAATCAATACACCAGCTTTTATATAAAAGACTGTATATTTTCCCCGTGTGAACCTGGACCAGGAGCTTCGAGAACAGAAGGTTTTGCTTTACGAACAGCTAAAAAGAACAACATCTTCATTGGAGAGCCG ACGGCAGTTGACTGGCTATTTGTCTATCCTCAAGGAATGGAAAAGATGGTgacatatataaaagagagataTAACAACGTTCCATTGTTTATAACAGAAAATG GGTTTTGTGAGAAGGAGAATCCCCATTCCACCATGGAAAATTCAATTCATGATATCAAGAGAGTGGAGTACATGAGCAGATACTTAGATGCTCTAGCAACAGCAATGAG GAAAGGAGCAGATGTGAGAGGGTCTTTTGCATGGTCCTTGCTTGACAACTTTGAGTGGCTAGATGGAGATACCATTAGGTTTGGGCTTCATTATGTTGATTTTGCCACTCTCAAGAGAACTAGAAGACTATCAGCGACTTGGTACAAAGATTTCATTGCTAACCATAAGGCACACAATTTTAGTGCTGATGGGGCACCTCAAGAGCAACTACTTACAAGAAATTAA
- the LOC142634510 gene encoding beta-glucosidase 46-like isoform X1 has protein sequence MELSLVLHAFFVFHMCFPILVATCDTISLKGSIESSQFPSNFLFGTASSSYQFEGAFLSYGKGLNNWDVFTHKPGKIMDGSNGDIAVDQYHRYPEDLYLMDLMGVNSYRFSISWARILPKGRFGKVNRAGIDHYNNFINALLHKGIQPFVTLTHYDIPQELEDKYGAWLSSKVQEDFKYYADICFRFFGDRVKYWSTLNEPNVVAIRGYRSGIYPPCHCSWPFGNCSSGDSEKEPFVVAHNMILSHAAAVGIYRTKYQKKQGGSIGIVMNAMWYEPISDSWEDKLAAERGKSFYMNWFLDPIIRGKYPIEMQEILQSDLPMFSKHDLELLKNKLDFIGINQYTSFYIKDCIFSPCEPGPGASRTEGFALRTAKKNNIFIGEPTAVDWLFVYPQGMEKMVTYIKERYNNVPLFITENAYLIGFCEKENPHSTMENSIHDIKRVEYMSRYLDALATAMRKGADVRGSFAWSLLDNFEWLDGDTIRFGLHYVDFATLKRTRRLSATWYKDFIANHKAHNFSADGAPQEQLLTRN, from the exons ATGGAACTTTCATTAGTATTGCATGCTTTCTTTGTATTTCATATGTGCTTCCCAATTCTAGTGGCAACATGTGATACCATATCTCTAAAAGGAAGTATTGAATCATCTCAGTTCCCAAGCAACTTCCTCTTTGGAacagcttcttcttcttatcaG TTTGAAGGAGCTTTCTTGAGCTATGGTAAAGGACTTAATAACTGGGATGTTTTCACTCATAAGCCTG GTAAAATCATGGATGGGAGTAATGGAGATATTGCTGTTGACCAGTACCATCGATATCCA GAGGATCTATATCTCATGGATCTTATGGGAGTCAACAGCTACCGTTTCTCCATATCATGGGCAAGAATTCTACCCA AAGGAAGATTTGGAAAAGTGAATAGAGCTGGCATTGATCATTATAACAACTTCATAAACGCTCTTCTGCATAAAG GGATCCAACCCTTCGTGACATTGACTCATTATGACATTCCTCAGGAGCTTGAAGACAAATATGGAGCTTGGCTGAGTTCCAAAGTGCA GGAGGATTTCAAATATTATGCAGATATATGTTTTAGATTCTTTGGGGACCGGGTTAAGTACTGGTCCACTTTAAATGAGCCCAATGTAGTAGCGATTCGCGGTTACAGGTCAGGGATTTACCCACCATGTCATTGCTCCTGGCCATTTGGGAATTGTAGCAGTGGAGATTCAGAGAAAGAGCCTTTTGTTGTGGCTCATAACATGATCCTATCCCACGCTGCTGCTGTCGGTATTTATAGAACCAAATACCAG AAAAAACAAGGAGGTAGCATTGGAATTGTTATGAATGCTATGTGGTATGAACCTATTAGTGACTCCTGGGAAGATAAGTTAGCAGCTGAGAGGGGTAAATCTTTCTACATGAACTG GTTCTTAGACCCAATTATACGTGGGAAATATCcaatagagatgcaagaaatTCTTCAATCTGACTTGCctatgttttcaaaacatgatttgGAGTTACTGAAGAATAAATTAGACTTCATTGGCATCAATCAATACACCAGCTTTTATATAAAAGACTGTATATTTTCCCCGTGTGAACCTGGACCAGGAGCTTCGAGAACAGAAGGTTTTGCTTTACGAACAGCTAAAAAGAACAACATCTTCATTGGAGAGCCG ACGGCAGTTGACTGGCTATTTGTCTATCCTCAAGGAATGGAAAAGATGGTgacatatataaaagagagataTAACAACGTTCCATTGTTTATAACAGAAAATG CGTACCTAATAGGGTTTTGTGAGAAGGAGAATCCCCATTCCACCATGGAAAATTCAATTCATGATATCAAGAGAGTGGAGTACATGAGCAGATACTTAGATGCTCTAGCAACAGCAATGAG GAAAGGAGCAGATGTGAGAGGGTCTTTTGCATGGTCCTTGCTTGACAACTTTGAGTGGCTAGATGGAGATACCATTAGGTTTGGGCTTCATTATGTTGATTTTGCCACTCTCAAGAGAACTAGAAGACTATCAGCGACTTGGTACAAAGATTTCATTGCTAACCATAAGGCACACAATTTTAGTGCTGATGGGGCACCTCAAGAGCAACTACTTACAAGAAATTAA